A genomic window from Lotus japonicus ecotype B-129 chromosome 1, LjGifu_v1.2 includes:
- the LOC130731667 gene encoding uncharacterized protein LOC130731667 — protein sequence MGNSLRCCLACVLPCGALDLIRIVHLNGYVEEITRHITAGEVLKANPNHVLSKPSSQGVVRRILILSPETELKRGSIYFLIPTSSLPEKKQRRVRASAAAASKKSKKCNDDTSSSCSQSQQCGTEEKKCSRRDRGHRRLESWQPHLESITED from the coding sequence ATGGGCAACAGCTTAAGGTGTTGTTTGGCTTGTGTTCTTCCATGTGGAGCTCTTGACTTGATCCGCATAGTCCATTTGAATGGCTATGTAGAAGAGATCACACGCCATATCACAGCTGGTGAGGTTCTGAAGGCAAACCCAAACCATGTTCTGAGCAAACCTAGTTCCCAAGGGGTTGTTCGCCGGATTCTGATCCTGTCGCCGGAGACCGAGCTCAAGAGAGGCAGCATATACTTCTTGATCCCGACGTCGTCGCTGCCTGAGAAGAAACAGCGGCGCGTGAGGGCAAGCGCCGCTGCCGCTTCCAAGAAGAGCAAGAAGTGCAACGATGATACCTCCTCCTCATGTTCACAATCACAACAGTGTGGGACTGAGGAGAAGAAATGTTCCCGGCGAGATCGTGGGCACCGCCGCCTCGAATCGTGGCAGCCTCATTTGGAGAGCATCACGGAAGACTAG